The following proteins come from a genomic window of Gallus gallus isolate bGalGal1 chromosome 22, bGalGal1.mat.broiler.GRCg7b, whole genome shotgun sequence:
- the LOC107054947 gene encoding translation initiation factor IF-2-like, with amino-acid sequence MHGRQREGQPGRMSSAHGIPHCHSRAATAGKAAGSSCSWHCSPPGGPSAPHLTPAPIWEFPHRENPFIADGASDTRRNFIWIFVPPPATAAMQTTIGGAVPVSFQSVPAPNVTSMVPQASVQPGVPGVQGQGAQLPLGGMPLTVVQLPAGAMPETVGLIPPQEVPPIVVQLTPEGLYTIVGHLPPGERQLPLLQLLPGGMKPGMPPPNAPAHCWQHPRLAGKWQRQRQQPMGLRPGAVCRGKPPQPAGSCPLQAPGRPGPGPSTVLRAPPVQLRVLPGPCTLPASWEQATGPFADAVAHTQEQRHPAPTNVCPHPATAPLGCSSAALESGGEFGGCAAGGRLSAPGGCGKAVTCCGGSQHALGSSQSCCPAGLSCCPPEHHQSCPCRPPWMRWHM; translated from the coding sequence ATGCATGGGAGGCAACGTGAGGGGCAGCCAGGGAGGATGTCCAGCGCTCACGGAATCCCCCACTGCCACTCTCGAGCTGCCAcggcaggtaaggcagcaggctcctcctgctcctggcactgcagccCTCCAGGGGGTCCCAGTGCCCCACATCTCACCCCGGCGCCCATTTGGGaatttccccacagagagaatcccttCATCGCTGACGGTGCTTCCGACACCCGACGCAACTTTATTTGGATCTTTGTGCCCCCACCGGCCACTGCTGCGATGCAGACCACCATTGGCGGAGCAGTGCCCGTATCCTTCCAGTCCGTCCCTGCCCCCAATGTCACCTCCATGGTGCCTCAGGCCTCTGTCCAGCCGGGGGTACCGGGtgtgcagggacagggagcGCAGCTGCCACTTGGGGGTATGCCTCTAACTGTGGttcagctgccagctggggCAATGCCCGAAACTGTGGGTCTGATCCCACCTCAGGAGGTGCCCCCAATTGTGGTTCAGCTCACACCTGAGGGGCTGTACACAATTGTGGGTCATCTGCCACCCGGGGAGAGGCAGTTacccctcctccagctcctaCCCGGCGGGATGAAGCCGGGTATGCCTCCCCCCAATGCCCCTGCCCACTGCTGGCAACATCCCCGGCTGGCAGGGAAGTGGCAGCGGCAGCgccagcagccgatggggctgcGGCCCGGGGCCGTGTGCCGTGGGaagcccccgcagcccgcaggcagcTGCCCGCtgcaggcccccggccgccccggccccggcccctcCACAGTCCTCCGAGCACCTCCAGTGCAGCTGCGGGTGCTCCCCgggccctgcaccctgcccgccagCTGGGAGCAGGCGACGGGGCCCTTTGCAGATGCCGTGGCGCACACCCAGGAGCAgcggcacccagcgcccaccaacgtgtgcccccatcccgccacggctccgctcggctgcagcagcgcagcgCTGGAATCAGgaggtgagtttgggggctgcgcAGCGggcggcaggctgtccgcaccgggtggctgtgggaaagcagtGACCTGTTGTGGAGGCAGCCAGCATGCTCTGGGCAGTTCTCAGAGTTGCTGCCCTGCGGGCCTTTCCTGCTGTCCCCCAGAACACCACCAGAGCTGCCCATGCCGACCCCCCTGGATGCGCTGGCACATGTAG
- the LOC112529953 gene encoding basic proline-rich protein-like gives MKTTIGGAVPVSFQPIPAPNVTSMVPQASVQPGVPGVQGQGAQLQPGVIPQTVVQLPAGAMPYTVGQLPCQGVPPTVGQLPPPGAMPPIVLQLPPGAMPQIVGELPPQVVPPTVGPLPPQGVAPMVGLIPPQGLPPTVGQLPPGVMHPPVVQLPPGAMPGSVLQLPAGAMSPNVGQLPSPGVLPTLGPLPPQGVPATVGQLSIQGVPPTVGPILPQGVAPMVGHLSPGAMPQTVGPLPPQEVPPIVVQLTPEGLYTIVGHLPPGERQLPLLQLLPGGMKPGMPPPNAPAHCWQHPRLAGKRQRQRQQPMGLRPGAVCRGKPPQPAGSCPLQAPGRPGPSTLLRAPAVQQRVLPGPCTLPASWEQATGPFADAVAHTQEQRHPAPTNVCPHPATAPLGCSSAALESGGEFGGCAAGGRLSAPGGCGKAGIAPLGMFLLFQQRQ, from the coding sequence ATGAAGACCACCATTGGCGGAGCAGTGCCCGTATCCTTTcagcccatccctgcccccaATGTCACCTCCATGGTGCCTCAGGCCTCTGTCCAGCCGGGGGTACCGGGtgtgcagggacagggagcGCAGCTGCAACCTGGGGTGATCCCCCAGACGGTGGttcagctgccagctggggCAATGCCCTATACTGTGGGTCAGCTGCCATGCCAGGGGGTACCCCCAACTGTGGGTCAGCTCCCACCACCTGGGGCAATGCCCCCAATTGTGCTTCAGCTGCCACCTGGGGCAATGCCTCAAATTGTGGGTGAGCTGCCACCTCAGGTGGTGCCCCCAACGGTGGGCCCGCTCCCACCTCAGGGGGTAGCCCCAATGGTGGGTCTGATCCCACCTCAGGGGCTGCCCCCAACAGTGGGTCAGCTCCCACCTGGGGTGATGCACCCACCTGTAGTTCAGCTCCCACCTGGGGCAATGCCTGGAAGtgtgcttcagctgccagctggggCAATGTCCCCAAATGTGGGTCAGCTCCCATCTCCGGGGGTACTCCCAACTCTGGGCCCGCTCCCACCTCAAGGGGTACCCGCAACTGTGGGTCAGCTTTCAATTCAGGGGGTACCCCCAACTGTGGGTCCGATCCTACCTCAGGGGGTAGCCCCAATGGTGGGCCATCTTTCACCTGGGGCAATGCCCCAAACTGTGGGCCCTCTCCCACCTCAGGAGGTGCCCCCAATTGTGGTTCAGCTCACACCTGAGGGGCTGTACACAATTGTGGGTCATCTCCCACCCGGGGAGAGGCAGTTacccctcctccagctcctaCCCGGCGGGATGAAGCCGGGTATGCCTCCCCCCAATGCCCCTGCCCACTGCTGGCAACATCCCCGGCTGGCAGGGAAGCGGCAGCGGCAGCgccagcagccgatggggctgcGGCCCGGGGCCGTGTGCCGTGGGaagcccccgcagcccgcaggcagcTGCCCGCtgcaggcccccggccgccccggcccctcCACGCTCCTCCGAgcacctgcagtgcagcagcggGTGCTCCCCgggccctgcaccctgcccgccagCTGGGAGCAGGCGACGGGGCCCTTTGCAGATGCCGTGGCGCACACCCAGGAGCAgcggcacccagcgcccaccaacgtgtgcccccatcccgccacggctccgctcggctgcagcagcgcagcgCTGGAATCAGgaggtgagtttgggggctgcgcAGCGggcggcaggctgtccgcaccgggtggctgtgggaaagctggcattgccccactggggatgttcttgcttttccagcagcgaCAATGA